In one window of Epinephelus fuscoguttatus linkage group LG20, E.fuscoguttatus.final_Chr_v1 DNA:
- the epas1a gene encoding endothelial PAS domain-containing protein 1, which yields MTADKEKRRAISREAARRRRRVESEVFGDLSGLLPLQPSVRAHLDKPSVIRLTLSYIRMHALLKGKTGIKAEASHAVKCGQVVEGGEERREHDRGCDEEEEKETKDLEASEETSMYLRILEGFLMVVSTEGDMIYLSDNVSKYMGLTQTELMGHNIFEFSHPCDHEEIRHNLRLTAEEVWCGAKRDFVMRIKSALTHRGRSANLKSATWKVLHCQGQAKACVTPSSVSCLLLTCQSLPLSHTLLSTHTFTSQHSMDMRFTYCDQRVTFLLGYSPEDLLGHSIYDLCHTLDTNCLAKNHLNLCLKSQSVSGQYRMLVRGGGYVWVESHSAVIPSVRPSKSRPGAHQPLCILCVTYVLSGVEEPSLKLSLDQHVHGCVN from the exons ATGACAGCTGACAAGGAGAAGAGAAG gGCGATCAGCCGCGAGGCAGCCAGAAGGAGACGACGGGTGGAGTCTGAGGTGTTTGGTGATTTGTCGGGCCTCCTGCCGCTCCAGCCGTCTGTGCGAGCTCACTTGGACAAGCCCTCGGTCATTCGCCTCACCCTCAGCTACATACGCATGCACGCACTGCTCAAAG GTAAGACCGGAATAAAAGCTGAGGCCAGTCATGCGGTAAAATGTGGACAAGTGGTGGAAGGTGGAGAGGAACGCCGAGAGCATGACAGAGGATGtgacgaagaggaggagaaagaaacgAAGGATCTTGAGGCCTCGGAGGAGACCAGCATGTACCTGAGGATCCTGGAAGGGTTTCTGATGGTCGTGTCCACTGAGGGAGACATGATCTACCTGTCTGATAACGTCAGCAAGTACATGGGCTtaacacag ACTGAGCTGATGGGACACAACATTTTCGAGTTTTCTCATCCTTGTGACCATGAAGAAATAAGACATAATCTACGTCTAACCGCAG AGGAAGTTTGGTGCGGTGCAAAGAGGGACTTTGTCATGAGGATAAAAAGCGctctgacacacagaggaagaagcGCTAACCTCAAGTCAGCTACGTGGAAG GTCCTGCACTGCCAGGGCCAAGCGAAGGCGTGCGTCACCCCGTCTTCAgtttcctgcctgctgctgacTTGCCAGTCTCtgcccctctcacacacactcctcagcaCACACACCTTCACCAGTCAGCACAGCATGGACATGAGGTTCACGTACTGTGACCAGAG agtgACTTTCCTTCTAGGGTACAGTCCTGAGGACCTGCTGGGTCATTCCATCTATGATCTCTGTcacacactggacacaaactGTTTGGCTAAAAATCATCTCAACT tgtgtttgaagagtcagtcagtcagcggTCAGTACAGGATGCTGGTGAGAGGTGGAGGTTACGTCTGGGTGGAGAGTCACAGTGCGGTCATCCCCAGCGTCCGACCCTCCAAGTCCAGGCCTGGCGCCCACCAGCCGCTCTGCATCCTCTGTGTTACCTATGTCCTCAG TGGAGTGGAGGAGCCGTCCCTGAAGCTCTCTCTGGACCAGCATGTCCACGGATGTGTGAACTGA